A single Micromonospora sp. CCTCC AA 2012012 DNA region contains:
- a CDS encoding putative protein N(5)-glutamine methyltransferase yields MAPSPFSPDRPALVRRLRAAGCVYAEDEAELLIAAADSAASLTRLTDQRVAGLPLEHLLGWAEFCGLRVAVDPGVFVPRGRTALLVAAATAVAGPAPAVLDLCCGSGAAALVMHGRLAPRWLAAADIDPAAVACARRNLAPLGVPVYEGDLFAPVPGQWRGRLDVVVANAPYVPTEAVSLMPPEARLHEAPVALDGGVDGLAVLRRVADQAVGWLAPGGHLVVEVSDGQVDALCAAFVARGLEPTVRRDEEVDATAVIARRPG; encoded by the coding sequence ATGGCACCATCCCCCTTCTCGCCCGACCGTCCCGCCCTGGTGCGGCGGCTGCGCGCCGCCGGCTGCGTCTATGCCGAGGACGAGGCGGAGCTGCTGATCGCCGCCGCCGACTCGGCCGCGTCGCTGACCCGGCTGACCGACCAGCGGGTCGCCGGCCTGCCGCTGGAACACCTGCTGGGCTGGGCCGAGTTCTGCGGCCTGCGGGTCGCCGTCGACCCGGGCGTCTTCGTGCCCCGGGGGCGGACCGCCCTGCTGGTCGCCGCCGCCACGGCGGTCGCCGGTCCCGCGCCCGCCGTACTGGACCTCTGTTGCGGCTCCGGCGCCGCGGCGCTGGTGATGCACGGGCGGCTGGCGCCCCGCTGGCTGGCCGCCGCCGACATCGACCCGGCGGCGGTGGCCTGCGCCCGGCGCAACCTCGCCCCGCTGGGCGTGCCGGTCTACGAGGGTGACCTCTTCGCGCCCGTCCCCGGGCAGTGGCGGGGCCGGCTCGACGTGGTGGTGGCGAACGCCCCGTACGTGCCGACGGAGGCGGTGTCGCTGATGCCGCCCGAGGCCCGCCTGCACGAGGCCCCGGTGGCGCTAGACGGTGGCGTGGACGGGCTGGCCGTGCTGCGCCGGGTCGCCGACCAGGCGGTGGGCTGGCTCGCCCCGGGCGGCCACCTGGTGGTGGAGGTGAGCGACGGCCAGGTCGACGCGCTCTGCGCGGCGTTCGTCGCCCGTGGCCTGGAGCCGACGGTGAGACGCGACGAGGAGGTGGACGCCACCGCGGTCATCGCCCGCCGCCCCGGCTGA
- a CDS encoding NAD(P)H-dependent glycerol-3-phosphate dehydrogenase codes for MSGQVAVLGAGSWGTAFAKILADAGRDVTILARRASVAEAIRTGRHNPDYLPDVRLPDRVTATGDAEEAIAGAEVVVLSVPSQTLRGNLAEWTSHLDPDATLVSLMKGIELGTTKRMSQVIMETAGVPADRVVVVSGPNLAPEIAAEQPAATVVAGADSRRTALVQASIRTPYFRPYTNDDVIGCELGGAVKNVIALAYGIATAMGFGDNTRAMLMTRGLAETARLGVALGADPITFAGLAGMGDLVASCSSPLARNRTFGEHLGRGETLEQAQAATRQTAEGVKSCLAIRDLARAHGVEMPITEQIERICHEGMDPRLAVDALMSRTAKPESYE; via the coding sequence GTGAGCGGGCAGGTGGCCGTGCTGGGGGCGGGGTCCTGGGGGACCGCGTTCGCCAAGATCCTCGCTGACGCCGGCCGGGACGTGACGATCCTGGCCCGACGGGCGTCGGTCGCCGAGGCGATCCGGACCGGGCGGCACAACCCGGACTACCTGCCGGACGTCCGGCTGCCCGACCGGGTCACCGCCACCGGTGACGCCGAGGAGGCGATCGCCGGCGCCGAGGTGGTGGTGCTCTCCGTGCCCTCGCAGACCCTCCGCGGCAACCTGGCCGAGTGGACCTCCCACCTCGACCCGGACGCCACGCTGGTGTCGCTGATGAAGGGCATCGAGCTGGGCACCACCAAGCGGATGAGCCAGGTGATCATGGAGACCGCCGGGGTGCCCGCCGACCGGGTGGTGGTCGTCTCCGGGCCCAACCTGGCCCCCGAGATCGCCGCCGAGCAGCCCGCCGCCACGGTGGTCGCCGGCGCCGACAGCCGCCGGACCGCCCTGGTCCAGGCGTCCATCCGGACGCCGTACTTCCGCCCGTACACCAACGACGACGTGATCGGCTGCGAGCTGGGCGGGGCGGTGAAGAACGTGATCGCCCTGGCGTACGGCATCGCCACCGCGATGGGCTTCGGCGACAACACCCGGGCGATGCTGATGACCCGCGGCCTGGCCGAGACCGCCCGACTCGGCGTGGCGCTCGGCGCCGACCCGATCACCTTCGCCGGCCTGGCCGGCATGGGCGACCTGGTCGCCTCCTGCTCCTCGCCGCTGGCCCGCAACCGCACCTTCGGCGAGCACCTGGGCCGGGGTGAGACGCTGGAGCAGGCGCAGGCCGCCACCCGGCAGACCGCCGAGGGGGTGAAGAGCTGCCTGGCGATCCGCGACCTGGCCCGGGCGCACGGCGTGGAGATGCCGATCACCGAACAGATCGAGCGGATCTGCCACGAGGGGATGGACCCGCGGCTCGCCGTGGACGCCCTGATGAGCCGGACCGCCAAGCCCGAGTCGTACGAGTGA
- a CDS encoding cystathionine gamma-lyase produces MTDLGDGTRCVHAGLPTPTPGEPFLPGPVFAAPYHLDPWQGPAATPNGYGRPDNPTRRLLEAAIGELEGGDCRVFASGQAAITGLLLALLRPGDTVLLPADGYFPVRAFATATLEGIGVRVGFVPTAGPYPSFSGVRLVLLETPANPGLDVVDVAALAERAHAAGALVAVDNTTATPLGQRPLELGADVVVASGTKALTGHSDLLLGYVATRSAELLEPVTAWRTTTGAVPGAFDAWLAHRSLATMDLRLARQSANAEAVARLLAGRADVTGLRWPGLPTDPAYPVASVQMRRMPGVLSFDLGDADRVARFLDAARLVAAATSFGGLHTTADRRAQWGDDTAPGFVRLSCGIEDPADLVADLVAALDASRA; encoded by the coding sequence ATGACCGACCTGGGAGACGGCACCCGCTGCGTGCACGCCGGGCTGCCCACACCGACACCGGGGGAGCCGTTCCTGCCGGGGCCGGTCTTCGCCGCGCCGTACCACCTGGACCCGTGGCAGGGGCCGGCGGCGACACCGAACGGCTACGGCCGGCCGGACAACCCGACCCGCCGGCTGCTGGAGGCGGCCATCGGCGAGCTGGAGGGCGGTGACTGCCGGGTCTTCGCCAGCGGTCAGGCGGCCATCACCGGGCTGCTGCTGGCGCTGCTGCGCCCCGGGGACACCGTGCTGCTCCCCGCCGACGGCTACTTCCCCGTCCGGGCCTTCGCCACCGCCACCCTGGAGGGCATCGGCGTCCGGGTCGGCTTCGTGCCGACCGCCGGGCCGTACCCGTCGTTCTCCGGCGTCCGGCTGGTGCTGCTGGAGACCCCGGCGAACCCGGGCCTGGACGTGGTCGACGTGGCGGCCCTCGCCGAGCGGGCGCACGCCGCGGGCGCCCTCGTCGCGGTCGACAACACCACCGCCACCCCGCTCGGGCAGCGGCCCCTGGAGCTGGGTGCGGACGTGGTGGTCGCCTCCGGCACCAAGGCGCTGACCGGGCACTCCGACCTGCTGCTCGGTTACGTCGCCACCCGCTCGGCGGAGCTGCTGGAGCCGGTGACCGCGTGGCGGACCACCACCGGCGCGGTGCCGGGCGCGTTCGACGCCTGGCTGGCCCACCGGTCGCTGGCGACCATGGACCTGCGGCTGGCCCGCCAGTCGGCCAACGCCGAGGCGGTCGCCCGACTGCTCGCCGGGCGTGCCGACGTGACCGGCCTGCGCTGGCCGGGGCTGCCGACCGACCCGGCGTACCCGGTGGCGTCGGTCCAGATGCGACGGATGCCCGGGGTGCTCTCGTTCGACCTGGGGGACGCCGACCGGGTGGCCCGGTTCCTCGACGCCGCGCGGCTGGTCGCCGCCGCCACCTCCTTCGGCGGCCTGCACACCACCGCCGACCGGCGGGCCCAGTGGGGGGACGACACCGCGCCGGGCTTCGTCCGGCTCTCCTGCGGCATCGAGGACCCGGCCGACCTGGTGGCCGACCTCGTCGCCGCGCTGGACGCCAGCCGGGCCTGA